From Candidatus Neomarinimicrobiota bacterium, the proteins below share one genomic window:
- a CDS encoding TIGR03960 family B12-binding radical SAM protein, translating to METLNANILHDLLTRVEKPGRYVGGELNMIRKNPGETNLSLCLAYPDTYEVGMPFQGFQELYHLVNAHPHYAAERVYAPWTDMERVMREKEIPLFSLENQRPLADFDVLGFTLQYEMTYTNILNMMDLAGIPLFSRDRNEKFPLMIAGGSCAYNPEPLASFMDLFVIGDAEDLVIPLMDLILEGKKQGWSREYLLETLAGSDPAFYVPSVWDRKPYPIRRHIVKELRPEYYPEKPLIPLIEIAHDRFALEIQRGCTEGCRFCQAGMTYRPVRERAPEDLYQQTVQTLRNTGYEEMSLLSLSTSDYTGLEPAIRKMLPVIRSCHVSVSFPSLRLDSVNPELLDAALSGKRSGLTFAPEAGTERLRRVINKNIRDKQLFDAFLLALEKGWKTVKFYFMVGLPTETPEDLDGIVRLIRTLHDMSRPYGYIHINVTLSSFIPKPATPFQWEAQADPATLQARIDHVKQKLRIPGIKVMTRDPEYTLIEGILARGDRQVGDAIYRSWRKGSRFDAWSEYFDMDRWMEAFEESGISAETYLTPFDTQTLLPWEHISPGVSLTYLLKEKEKAYREEYTQDCRDGCTGCDVCDFTEIRMRTVDSGTVRTFTKAEDPIPFQPLPEPSSERYITRLEFSKTGLMRYLSHQDLFRLIHRSLNFLRLPVRFSEGFNPRPRISLGYPIPMGFEALSEYADITFNTPVDGLREKLNSIFPPGLRILKTQDVSKDTPSVMQATCYLDYEALFQEKVPIQKIKQTLDELAGMDQWLITRHHPKKGNKTIDLKPLVDNFTINETRPSIFVRFRVQETRTGRLDEFLHIIFKKEDLPPYEGRRLKAGLCTDETTDIKM from the coding sequence CCAATCTGAGTCTGTGTCTGGCTTATCCCGACACCTATGAGGTGGGGATGCCTTTCCAGGGATTTCAGGAGTTGTATCACCTGGTGAATGCCCATCCCCATTATGCGGCGGAAAGGGTATATGCGCCCTGGACGGATATGGAAAGGGTGATGCGTGAAAAAGAGATCCCGCTCTTTTCCCTGGAAAATCAGCGTCCTCTTGCAGATTTTGATGTCCTGGGTTTTACACTGCAATACGAAATGACCTATACCAACATTTTAAATATGATGGATCTGGCCGGAATCCCCCTTTTTTCCCGTGACAGGAATGAAAAATTTCCCCTGATGATTGCCGGCGGGTCCTGTGCTTACAACCCGGAACCCCTTGCGTCCTTTATGGACCTTTTTGTCATCGGGGATGCAGAGGATTTGGTCATCCCCCTTATGGATTTAATTCTAGAAGGGAAAAAACAGGGTTGGAGCCGGGAATATCTTTTGGAAACCCTTGCAGGAAGCGACCCGGCTTTTTATGTCCCCTCTGTATGGGATCGAAAACCTTATCCGATCCGGAGACATATCGTCAAAGAACTGCGGCCTGAGTATTATCCGGAAAAGCCCCTGATTCCCCTGATTGAAATCGCCCATGATCGTTTTGCTTTGGAAATCCAACGGGGATGTACCGAAGGATGCCGTTTTTGCCAGGCGGGTATGACCTACCGGCCGGTGAGGGAAAGAGCTCCGGAAGATCTGTATCAGCAGACGGTACAAACCCTCCGGAATACAGGCTACGAGGAGATGTCCCTATTAAGCCTTTCCACATCGGATTATACCGGATTGGAACCTGCCATCCGCAAAATGCTGCCTGTCATCCGGTCATGCCATGTTTCCGTCAGTTTTCCGTCGTTACGTCTGGATTCCGTTAATCCTGAGCTTCTGGACGCCGCTTTGAGCGGTAAACGATCCGGGCTGACCTTTGCACCGGAAGCGGGGACCGAGCGGCTTCGAAGGGTTATCAATAAAAACATCCGGGATAAACAGCTTTTTGATGCCTTCCTTCTGGCACTGGAAAAAGGGTGGAAAACAGTCAAATTCTATTTTATGGTCGGTCTGCCGACAGAAACCCCGGAAGATCTGGATGGCATCGTCCGTCTGATCCGGACATTACATGACATGAGCCGCCCTTACGGATACATTCACATCAATGTGACCCTTTCCAGCTTTATACCCAAACCGGCAACACCTTTTCAGTGGGAAGCCCAGGCTGATCCGGCAACGCTTCAGGCACGGATTGATCATGTAAAGCAGAAATTACGGATACCGGGTATCAAAGTGATGACACGGGATCCGGAGTATACGTTGATTGAAGGCATCCTTGCCAGAGGAGACCGACAGGTGGGAGATGCCATATACAGGTCCTGGCGAAAAGGATCCCGTTTTGATGCCTGGAGCGAATATTTTGATATGGACCGATGGATGGAGGCTTTCGAGGAAAGCGGCATATCTGCAGAAACATACTTAACTCCTTTTGATACCCAAACCCTTCTGCCCTGGGAGCATATCAGTCCCGGCGTGAGCCTCACATACCTGCTGAAGGAAAAAGAGAAGGCTTACCGTGAAGAATATACCCAGGATTGCCGGGATGGCTGTACGGGATGTGACGTGTGTGATTTTACCGAGATCCGGATGCGGACCGTAGATTCAGGAACTGTCAGGACCTTCACAAAAGCCGAAGACCCTATACCTTTCCAGCCTCTTCCGGAACCATCATCTGAACGGTATATCACACGCCTGGAATTCAGTAAAACCGGATTGATGCGCTACCTGAGCCATCAGGATTTATTCCGCCTGATACACAGGTCTCTCAATTTTCTCCGGCTTCCGGTCCGCTTTTCTGAAGGATTCAATCCCCGTCCACGGATTTCGCTGGGATATCCCATCCCCATGGGATTTGAGGCCTTGTCAGAATATGCCGACATCACATTTAATACACCGGTGGACGGGCTTAGGGAAAAGCTTAATTCCATTTTTCCGCCGGGATTGCGTATATTAAAGACACAGGATGTGTCCAAAGACACCCCTTCTGTGATGCAAGCAACCTGTTATCTCGACTATGAGGCACTTTTCCAGGAAAAAGTCCCCATACAAAAAATCAAACAAACACTGGATGAACTGGCGGGGATGGATCAATGGCTGATTACCCGGCATCATCCGAAAAAAGGAAATAAAACCATCGATTTAAAACCGTTGGTAGACAATTTTACAATAAACGAAACACGTCCGTCGATTTTCGTACGGTTCAGGGTTCAGGAGACCCGGACCGGCCGTCTGGACGAATTTTTACACATCATCTTTAAAAAAGAAGATCTCCCTCCTTACGAGGGGCGCCGGTTAAAGGCCGGCCTGTGTACAGACGAAACGACTGACATCAAGATGTAA
- a CDS encoding hypothetical protein (possible pseudo due to internal stop codon) — MNKEIYINDTATETRIAITEDGNLVELYIETPDDKSCVGNIYNGLVENVIPGMRAAFVDIGQKINAFLPFSEVGHEGQLSTILDADEKEEGEIPAPVKSPEELKTGDPILVQVTKDSWGEKGPRVTTNISLPGRFLVLVPYANYIGISKKIQSFNRRKELKKIARSI; from the coding sequence ATGAACAAAGAGATTTATATTAACGACACAGCCACCGAAACCCGGATCGCGATCACGGAAGACGGGAATCTGGTGGAGCTGTACATTGAAACCCCTGACGATAAAAGTTGTGTGGGTAACATTTATAACGGACTGGTGGAAAACGTGATACCCGGGATGCGGGCGGCTTTTGTGGATATCGGTCAGAAAATCAACGCTTTTCTTCCCTTTTCGGAGGTAGGACATGAAGGACAGCTGTCTACCATTCTGGATGCGGATGAAAAAGAGGAAGGGGAAATCCCCGCTCCGGTAAAATCACCGGAAGAACTGAAAACGGGTGATCCCATCCTGGTACAGGTTACAAAAGATTCATGGGGAGAAAAAGGTCCCCGGGTTACAACCAATATCTCCCTGCCCGGCCGTTTTCTGGTGTTGGTCCCCTATGCCAATTATATCGGCATATCCAAGAAAATCCAGTCTTTCAACCGCCGGAAAGAACTAAAAAAAATTGCCCGTTCCATTTAG
- a CDS encoding hypothetical protein (possible pseudo due to internal stop codon) — translation MIVRTVAEDKTDEELKRDMDYLLNSWQELQKNLKRSTPPALIYRDMEITSSVIRDLFTNEVSRVLVDNKQMFKKIQTYARQVAPNLEDRIFFHKSGSIFEIHNISKQLERSLSRRIWIRGGGHIVIEHTEALVSIDVNSGKFIGKKNQESNNLRINLEAATEIARQLRLRDIGGLIVIDFIDMEDRGNRKKLVDSFRRELQKDRAKVSVSDVSDFGLVEMTRQRIRTSLFFSTSDECPMCHGTGRIPSKDSVISKIDNWIRRFRIHSKDKFIRITVHPAIMAQLAHGSAKKQFRHLQFKNLLWIDFKGDDTLEFDQFRVFSRRLNKDITDLY, via the coding sequence TTGATTGTCCGTACGGTTGCCGAGGATAAAACAGATGAAGAGCTGAAGCGGGATATGGATTATTTGCTGAACAGCTGGCAGGAACTTCAGAAAAACCTGAAACGAAGCACTCCGCCGGCCCTCATTTACCGGGACATGGAAATCACATCTTCGGTTATCCGGGATCTGTTCACCAATGAGGTCAGCCGTGTGTTAGTGGATAACAAGCAGATGTTCAAGAAGATCCAGACCTATGCCCGGCAGGTTGCTCCCAATCTGGAAGACCGGATATTTTTCCATAAAAGCGGTTCTATTTTTGAAATTCATAACATTTCCAAACAGCTTGAGCGGTCTTTAAGCCGTCGTATCTGGATCCGGGGTGGCGGACACATTGTCATTGAACACACGGAAGCCCTAGTATCCATAGACGTGAACAGCGGAAAATTTATCGGAAAAAAGAACCAGGAAAGCAATAATCTGCGCATTAACCTGGAAGCGGCCACTGAAATTGCCCGCCAGTTGCGTTTGCGGGACATCGGCGGATTGATTGTCATTGATTTTATTGATATGGAGGATCGGGGGAACCGGAAAAAACTGGTGGATTCCTTCCGCAGGGAATTACAAAAGGACCGGGCGAAAGTATCCGTCTCGGACGTATCTGATTTCGGATTGGTAGAAATGACCCGCCAGCGAATCCGGACATCTCTCTTTTTCAGCACGTCAGATGAGTGTCCCATGTGTCACGGAACCGGCCGGATCCCTTCCAAAGACAGCGTCATCTCCAAGATTGACAACTGGATCCGCCGCTTCAGAATCCATTCAAAAGATAAATTCATCCGCATTACGGTCCACCCTGCCATTATGGCTCAGCTGGCTCACGGCTCCGCAAAAAAACAATTCCGTCACCTGCAATTCAAAAACCTGCTCTGGATCGATTTTAAGGGGGATGATACCCTGGAATTTGATCAATTCAGGGTGTTCAGCCGGAGACTGAATAAAGACATAACTGATCTTTATTGA
- the ligA gene encoding NAD-dependent DNA ligase LigA, which yields MKDVKKRVEELTRELNEHNYRYYVLDDPLVSDAEFDRLFRELVELEEKYPQYRLPDSPTQRVGAEPLEAFGTLVHRTPMLSLENAMNEGEIREFIRRVRKELGENHNLTWVGEPKLDGLGVELIYEKGVFTAGATRGDGYRGENITQNLKTIRQIPLKLRGDDIPDIVEVRGEVMISHENFETLNREREKAGESLFANPRNAAAGSLRQLDSSVTARRPLEIFIYSPGEINGMTFETHWEFLGQLKKWGFRVNPYAKRLIEDEEVIQYFRKMEKDRDSLAYDIDGVVIKVNEIAYQQALGMRTRTPRWAIAGKFKARQETTRIVDIEASVGRTGVITPVAILEPVQIGGVTVSRATLHNQDEIDRKDIRIGDTVVVERAGDVIPKVIKVIPEKRPEDTKPYHLPETCPVCGSETSRLEDNVAIRCTNISCPAQLKASIAHFVSRKGMDIEGLGEKIVDQLIQEGLVKSPADLYRLKEADLCDLDRFGEKSAANLIEAVEHSRSRPLQALIYALGIPNTGEYLSRILAETFGSVDALMDASREDLDNIEGIGPVVAEGITIYFENEQNRKLIRDLQNAGINPTVEKDTKEPRIFSGKTFVFTGSLEKFTRDEAKEMVRVRGGSATGSVSRKTDYVVAGPGAGSKLDKAKSLGIKILSEDEFLKMVGE from the coding sequence ATGAAGGATGTTAAGAAACGGGTGGAAGAACTGACCCGGGAACTCAATGAACACAATTACCGCTATTATGTTCTGGATGATCCACTTGTGTCGGATGCAGAATTTGACCGTTTATTCAGGGAACTGGTGGAACTGGAAGAGAAGTATCCCCAATACCGCCTTCCTGATTCACCCACACAAAGGGTGGGAGCAGAGCCTCTGGAAGCCTTTGGGACCCTTGTACACCGCACGCCCATGCTGAGCCTGGAAAATGCTATGAACGAAGGAGAAATCCGGGAATTTATCCGCCGGGTGCGGAAAGAATTGGGAGAGAATCATAACCTTACCTGGGTTGGGGAACCCAAACTGGACGGCCTGGGTGTGGAATTGATTTATGAAAAGGGTGTTTTTACAGCCGGAGCCACCCGGGGGGATGGTTACCGGGGGGAAAATATCACCCAAAATCTGAAGACCATCCGCCAGATTCCTTTGAAACTCAGGGGGGATGATATTCCGGACATTGTGGAAGTCCGGGGCGAGGTGATGATATCCCATGAAAACTTTGAAACATTGAACCGTGAACGGGAAAAGGCCGGAGAAAGCCTTTTTGCCAATCCCCGGAATGCCGCGGCAGGTTCTCTCAGACAGCTTGATTCGTCCGTGACGGCCAGGCGTCCCCTGGAAATTTTTATCTACTCACCGGGTGAGATCAACGGAATGACCTTTGAAACGCACTGGGAATTTTTGGGACAGTTGAAAAAATGGGGATTCCGGGTCAATCCGTACGCAAAACGTCTTATAGAAGATGAAGAGGTGATCCAATATTTTCGGAAGATGGAAAAGGATCGTGACTCCCTCGCCTATGATATTGACGGGGTAGTGATAAAAGTGAATGAAATCGCTTATCAGCAGGCTTTGGGGATGCGGACCCGCACACCCCGGTGGGCGATTGCCGGAAAATTCAAAGCCCGGCAGGAGACAACGCGCATTGTGGATATTGAAGCCAGTGTCGGCCGGACCGGGGTGATTACACCGGTAGCCATTTTGGAACCGGTTCAAATCGGCGGAGTCACGGTGAGCCGTGCCACCCTCCATAATCAGGATGAAATTGACCGAAAAGATATCCGGATTGGAGACACAGTGGTTGTGGAACGGGCCGGGGATGTGATTCCCAAAGTTATCAAAGTCATTCCCGAAAAACGGCCGGAAGACACCAAACCATACCATCTTCCTGAAACCTGTCCCGTCTGCGGCAGTGAAACCTCACGGCTGGAGGATAATGTAGCCATCCGTTGTACCAATATTTCCTGTCCGGCCCAGCTCAAAGCCAGCATTGCCCATTTTGTTTCCCGGAAAGGCATGGATATTGAGGGGTTGGGAGAGAAAATTGTGGATCAACTGATACAGGAAGGTCTGGTGAAATCACCGGCGGATCTTTACCGGTTAAAAGAAGCAGATCTCTGTGATCTGGACCGTTTTGGTGAAAAATCGGCGGCGAACCTGATCGAGGCTGTAGAGCATTCCAGATCCCGGCCTCTTCAGGCTCTGATTTATGCCCTGGGGATTCCGAATACGGGGGAATATCTCAGCCGTATTCTGGCTGAAACCTTTGGGTCTGTGGATGCCCTCATGGATGCATCACGGGAGGATCTGGACAACATTGAAGGCATCGGTCCTGTCGTAGCGGAAGGGATTACCATTTATTTTGAAAATGAACAAAACCGGAAGCTCATCCGGGATTTACAGAATGCAGGCATCAATCCCACCGTGGAAAAAGACACGAAAGAACCCCGGATATTTTCAGGAAAGACATTTGTCTTTACCGGTTCATTGGAAAAATTCACACGGGACGAAGCAAAAGAGATGGTCCGCGTGAGAGGCGGCTCGGCAACAGGCAGTGTCAGCCGTAAAACCGATTATGTAGTTGCCGGTCCCGGCGCCGGTTCAAAGCTGGACAAGGCCAAATCCCTGGGAATTAAAATTCTCAGTGAAGATGAATTTTTGAAGATGGTGGGGGAGTGA
- a CDS encoding DMT family transporter, whose amino-acid sequence MDKETRKALVLAGIALLMWSTVATAFKLTLRTGTPGELLFVSVLTACLVLIPAGILQARKESISLRNVFKALGTGLLMPLTYYSVLFIAYDRLPAQSAQIINFTWPVFMAAAAMLLKREPAHITRIVYLLISLTGAVVVLTRGTFSLRGAEDLPGSLLALGSAFLWTAFWMLQSKISLPDTLRMGLYFTGAFIVMLFWSAVSYSIIPTHPRTWLGGMYTGLFEMSLPFLVWQKAMEKTRSVAVISNVIYLSPFLSLLYIRTILHEPIHLSSLAGLILISTGLFLQMNLKEKSD is encoded by the coding sequence ATGGATAAAGAGACCCGAAAGGCCCTTGTATTGGCCGGCATAGCCCTCCTCATGTGGTCCACTGTTGCCACTGCTTTCAAACTGACACTTCGGACCGGTACTCCCGGGGAACTCCTTTTTGTATCCGTCCTGACAGCCTGTCTGGTTTTAATTCCTGCAGGCATTCTTCAGGCCCGGAAAGAAAGCATCTCCCTCCGGAATGTGTTCAAGGCACTGGGGACAGGACTGTTGATGCCACTCACCTATTACTCCGTGCTGTTTATTGCTTACGACCGGCTTCCAGCCCAATCGGCACAGATCATCAACTTCACCTGGCCGGTTTTTATGGCGGCAGCAGCCATGTTACTGAAGCGTGAACCGGCACATATCACACGAATAGTCTATCTGCTCATCAGCCTGACAGGGGCGGTTGTGGTCCTCACCCGGGGGACCTTTTCCCTGAGGGGAGCGGAAGATCTGCCAGGTTCACTACTGGCTTTAGGCTCGGCTTTTTTATGGACAGCCTTCTGGATGCTCCAGTCCAAAATTTCACTGCCGGATACGCTGCGCATGGGACTCTATTTTACCGGTGCTTTCATTGTCATGTTATTTTGGTCTGCTGTTAGTTATTCGATCATCCCAACCCATCCCCGGACATGGCTTGGCGGCATGTACACCGGACTTTTTGAGATGAGCCTCCCTTTTCTGGTCTGGCAAAAAGCTATGGAAAAAACCCGTTCCGTTGCCGTCATTTCAAATGTGATCTACCTCTCCCCTTTTCTGTCTTTACTCTATATACGCACCATTCTTCACGAACCGATTCATCTTTCGAGTCTGGCCGGACTTATCCTGATCTCAACCGGATTATTCCTGCAGATGAATCTGAAAGAAAAATCTGATTAA
- a CDS encoding secondary thiamine-phosphate synthase enzyme YjbQ, producing MKVFGEEICLSTNGFSDIRDITDKVRHCVKKSGIREGLVHVFVIGSTASITSIEYEPALVQDMKNILEKLIPKSIRSHHSETWGDDNGFSHMRASLMGPGTSFPVTGGDVLLGTWQQIIVVDHDNHPRNRRIFIQVMGVE from the coding sequence ATGAAAGTATTTGGCGAAGAAATATGCCTTTCCACCAACGGATTCAGTGATATCCGGGATATTACCGATAAGGTCCGGCATTGTGTTAAAAAAAGCGGCATCCGGGAAGGACTGGTTCATGTGTTTGTCATTGGCTCCACGGCTTCAATAACCAGTATAGAATATGAACCGGCTTTGGTCCAGGATATGAAAAACATTCTAGAAAAACTCATCCCCAAATCCATCCGTTCTCACCACTCCGAAACCTGGGGAGATGACAACGGATTTTCCCACATGCGGGCAAGTCTCATGGGACCCGGTACTAGTTTTCCCGTCACAGGCGGAGATGTTTTACTGGGTACCTGGCAGCAGATTATTGTTGTGGATCATGACAATCACCCCCGGAACCGCCGGATTTTCATCCAGGTGATGGGTGTTGAATAA
- the mnmA gene encoding tRNA 2-thiouridine(34) synthase MnmA, protein MNKSISHQKEKPRVLLGMSGGVDSSTAVYLLQEDGYHVKGLTLALTCSLTSLFGDTIHPRDHADRAKRVCDRFKIPHETLDRCRLFENRVVHPFVREYFSGRTPNPCVECNRFVKWDELLKKADEEGIPYVATGHYARVRYSAMSKRYELLKGRDPKKDQSYYLWQLTQEQLARTRFPLGDLTKDRIKIIATEQGLESANSGESQDICFIPGDDYREFLREYVPDQYQSVGTGYFLTQDGDIVGEHPGYFHFTIGQRRGLRLALGYPVYVLEIRPESNEVVVGPKEALIRSETLVSRVNWVSIAPPEKPVEALVKIRYRHKGLKALLNPLSHDKIFIKFIDISEAVTPGQSAVFYDGERVLGGGIIEGA, encoded by the coding sequence TTGAATAAATCTATTTCACATCAGAAAGAGAAACCCCGTGTTTTATTGGGTATGAGCGGCGGAGTGGACAGCTCCACGGCTGTGTATCTTTTGCAGGAGGATGGATATCATGTCAAAGGGCTCACCCTCGCGTTAACTTGCTCACTGACCTCCCTCTTTGGAGATACCATCCATCCCCGGGATCATGCGGACCGTGCAAAACGTGTCTGCGACCGGTTTAAAATCCCCCATGAAACCCTGGACAGGTGTCGTCTTTTTGAAAACCGGGTAGTCCATCCATTCGTACGTGAATATTTCAGTGGCCGTACCCCCAACCCCTGTGTGGAATGCAACCGCTTTGTCAAATGGGATGAACTGCTGAAAAAGGCCGATGAAGAAGGAATTCCTTATGTGGCAACCGGTCATTATGCCCGGGTCCGTTACAGTGCAATGTCTAAACGCTATGAACTGCTGAAAGGGAGAGATCCTAAAAAAGATCAATCCTATTATTTGTGGCAGCTGACTCAGGAACAGCTGGCCAGAACCCGTTTCCCTTTGGGGGATTTGACCAAGGACCGGATAAAAATTATTGCGACTGAGCAGGGACTCGAAAGTGCCAATTCCGGTGAGAGTCAGGATATCTGTTTCATCCCGGGGGATGATTACCGGGAATTTCTCCGGGAGTATGTTCCGGATCAGTATCAGTCAGTCGGTACAGGATATTTTCTCACACAGGATGGAGACATTGTGGGTGAGCATCCGGGATATTTTCATTTTACCATCGGTCAGCGCCGGGGACTCCGTCTGGCGTTGGGATATCCGGTGTATGTCCTTGAAATCCGTCCTGAGAGCAATGAAGTGGTAGTCGGTCCCAAAGAAGCCCTGATCCGTTCTGAAACCCTTGTGAGCCGTGTAAACTGGGTTTCGATTGCTCCGCCGGAAAAACCTGTTGAGGCACTGGTAAAAATCCGGTATCGCCACAAGGGATTAAAGGCCCTTCTAAATCCATTGAGCCATGATAAAATATTTATTAAATTTATAGATATATCGGAAGCCGTTACACCGGGACAATCCGCCGTTTTTTATGATGGTGAGCGGGTGTTGGGTGGCGGCATTATTGAGGGAGCCTGA
- the panB gene encoding 3-methyl-2-oxobutanoate hydroxymethyltransferase has protein sequence MEYGTDERKGKVSVRTLLKMKRKGEKISALTAYDALFASFLDELMDIILVGDSLGMVMAGYETTIPVTMDQMILHTQYVRREVHHAMLVADMPFMSYQISPEEALRNAGRLLQEGGAEAVKLEGGRSVAEAVRRCVETGIPVMGHLGLTPQSIHAFGGWQTRAKSRDEAQRLKEDALTLQDAGIFSLVLEKVPAALAEEVTQSLDIPTIGIGAGPKTDGQILVTQDLLGMYEKMKPRFVRKYTELAGIIREALKQYHQDVKSGAFPSEEESF, from the coding sequence ATGGAATACGGAACCGATGAGCGAAAGGGAAAAGTCAGTGTCAGGACTCTTCTGAAGATGAAGAGGAAGGGCGAGAAAATTTCCGCCCTGACGGCATACGATGCCCTGTTTGCCTCTTTTTTAGATGAATTGATGGACATTATCCTGGTAGGAGACAGTCTGGGTATGGTGATGGCCGGCTATGAAACCACCATACCGGTCACCATGGATCAGATGATTTTACACACCCAATATGTCCGGCGGGAAGTTCATCATGCCATGCTGGTTGCGGATATGCCATTTATGAGTTATCAGATATCACCGGAAGAAGCGCTGAGAAATGCAGGACGGCTGCTCCAGGAAGGCGGCGCCGAAGCCGTTAAGCTCGAAGGAGGCAGGTCCGTTGCAGAAGCAGTCCGCCGATGTGTAGAAACCGGTATACCGGTCATGGGACATTTGGGACTCACACCTCAGTCTATCCATGCCTTCGGCGGCTGGCAGACCCGGGCTAAAAGCCGGGATGAAGCGCAACGCCTGAAAGAAGATGCCCTGACCCTCCAGGATGCGGGAATTTTTTCACTGGTACTTGAAAAGGTCCCGGCTGCACTGGCAGAAGAGGTGACCCAAAGTCTGGATATTCCAACCATCGGGATAGGAGCCGGTCCTAAAACGGACGGACAAATCCTGGTAACACAGGATCTTCTGGGGATGTACGAAAAGATGAAACCGAGATTTGTCCGGAAATATACCGAATTGGCAGGCATCATCCGGGAAGCACTGAAACAGTATCACCAGGATGTAAAATCCGGGGCTTTCCCTTCGGAAGAGGAAAGTTTCTGA
- the panC gene encoding pantoate--beta-alanine ligase — protein sequence MEIIRETDMLRTRVETLRKEGRRIGFVPTMGYFHEGHLNLMRMSVSDCDVTIVSNYINPTQFDRQDDLEAYPVDVERDRAMAEALDVDIMFYPENLYETDHKTWVRTEKLTDVLCGRSRPGHFRGVATIVCKLFNIVNPHVTYFGQKDAQQAAVIGQMIRDLNYDIRLVLSPIIREPDGLALSSRNVRLTPEHRKKAPVLYEKLQIIDKKILPDLSNKDELIQEAKKTIEAIPGVRVDYIDIRSWPDLEKPDHTSHRLLIAGAMFMGKVRLIDNIIKEL from the coding sequence ATGGAAATCATCCGTGAGACAGATATGCTTCGAACCCGTGTGGAAACCCTTCGGAAAGAAGGCAGGCGAATCGGATTTGTGCCTACCATGGGCTATTTTCATGAGGGGCACCTGAATCTGATGCGGATGTCCGTATCCGATTGCGATGTAACCATTGTTTCAAATTATATCAACCCAACCCAGTTTGACCGGCAGGATGACCTGGAAGCCTACCCGGTGGATGTTGAACGTGACCGGGCCATGGCTGAAGCATTGGATGTGGATATCATGTTTTATCCTGAAAATCTGTATGAGACGGATCATAAAACATGGGTTCGTACAGAAAAACTCACAGACGTTTTATGTGGCCGAAGCCGGCCGGGACATTTCCGAGGAGTAGCAACCATTGTTTGCAAGCTTTTCAATATCGTCAATCCCCATGTTACCTATTTCGGACAAAAAGATGCCCAGCAGGCAGCTGTGATCGGACAAATGATCAGGGACCTGAATTATGATATCCGGCTGGTCCTCTCTCCCATAATCCGGGAACCGGATGGATTGGCCCTGAGTTCAAGAAACGTCCGTTTAACGCCTGAACACCGAAAAAAGGCACCGGTCCTCTATGAAAAGCTTCAGATCATTGACAAAAAGATTTTGCCGGATCTATCCAATAAAGACGAACTGATTCAGGAGGCAAAAAAAACCATTGAAGCCATCCCCGGCGTCAGGGTAGATTACATAGATATCCGGTCATGGCCGGATTTGGAAAAACCCGATCACACATCACACCGCCTGCTGATTGCAGGGGCAATGTTTATGGGTAAGGTAAGACTGATAGATAACATAATAAAAGAGCTATGA
- a CDS encoding aspartate 1-decarboxylase, which translates to MKRTFLKSKIHRAVITEANLNYTGSITIDEDLMKAAGILEYEMVQVVNINNGHRFETYVIKGEAGKREICLNGAAARLGVPGDRVIVMTYCQLDDNEIPEHHPVVVVTDEQNRIVKE; encoded by the coding sequence ATGAAAAGAACATTTCTGAAATCAAAAATTCATCGGGCTGTCATCACAGAGGCCAATCTGAATTATACCGGCAGTATCACCATTGATGAAGATCTTATGAAAGCAGCCGGTATCCTGGAATACGAAATGGTACAGGTGGTGAACATCAACAACGGCCATCGTTTTGAGACCTATGTCATCAAAGGAGAAGCGGGAAAAAGAGAGATTTGTCTGAATGGAGCAGCAGCCCGCCTGGGTGTACCGGGGGATCGGGTTATCGTTATGACATACTGTCAACTCGACGACAATGAAATACCGGAACATCATCCGGTTGTAGTCGTCACAGATGAACAAAACCGAATCGTAAAGGAGTAA